CTACCACAAACGCTCTTTGCGAGGATATAGTGAAAGGATTTTTCACATCAGGTTTAAGAAAAATTCGATATTGGGCTGCATCATACGTTCCTGAATAATCATTAAATGGAAGTAGTCTCAACATAGCTCTACGATAATACTTACGTAGATTTGCCTGATAATCATAAGATTGATCATCTAATATCTGTATAGGTAGCACCCATTTATCTGCCTGATCAAGCGTCTCATCTAATTTAAATTCAATCGGCAATGTTGTCAAACATTCACCAGCCGGCATTTCCACAGACTCTGGCATACTATAATACTTATTTGGCAACTGCTGGAAATAAAGTTCTTCACGATGTCCATATTGTTCTATATTTAACCGTTCCAAAGTATCAGGATCTAGACCAAAATGAATTGTATGAGATTTGCCAGTCAAAGTAGACCCACTCATAATAACCGGAAGATCATATTTTACCACTCCACCTGGCTTAAAACGTACGTATGTCGTAGTTACTCCCTGGGCATTAACATTCGCCTTAAAAGATGCCATATATGAATATTGCTCATCTTCCCATTCTTTATTACAAGCAGTGCAACAAATAGTCAACACTATGCCTAAAATTAAATAATATATATTCCTCATTTTATTCAATTATCTAAAAAGGTTATTCAGGGTTTGTCCACCCAGGATTCTGAACCAAATTCACATTGTGTTTCAACTCAGTATGGGCAATCGGACAAAGCCACATTTTCTCAGCAAAAATAGTAGGTAACGACGTACACATCACAGGCGTATGAAATTGATCAGCCATATCCTTTGATGCTAACATGTTACAACCATACACAGGGACTGTCTCTTCCACAGGTGCATCTAGCCAACGACGTAAATCCCAATAACGGTGCCCTTCGGCAAAGAATTCAATCTGACGTTCACGTTTTAACATCGTTCGAAATTCATCTGGATTATCATAAGCAGTTTCATGCCCCTTAACTTTATCATAATCAGGCAATCCTGCGCGAATACGAACAGGACGTATCCCCTTCTTCATTTCAGCAATGTCACGTTTCACAGAATGCATTTTATTACCATCCCAAGAAGGAATCTCATACGAACCCGTCAGTTCATTCAATGCTTCTGCATAAATTAACAATATCTCTGCATAACGAATGGCCGGATCTGCTTTATGCTCAATACGAGTAACATCATACGAATTTTTCTGCGTATAGCTAATGTCATTCGGGTGCACATATTTCTTAATGCCAATACCGGTACGAAGCCAATAGGAAGAGTTCGCATATCCATTACTACCACCACGATAGTAGAATACTTGTATATTTTTCTGTTCATCATGAGTGTTATCATTCAATGCATTTAACAAATGCCATGTACTTCCATTATAGCCTACTGATGCATAAAAACGAGGCTCACGTCGCACATATTGTTTAGACACACCAACCCCCAACGGACCCAGTTCAGGATAATCGACTAATTCTTTCTCCTTTACATACCCCTCTGCTCTTGGCCGGGAATCATAACGACCTTTATATCCATCAAACTCCTTATACACATCATTCATCCCCGGACAATTAGTACCATCATTCATATAGTAAGCATCACATTGCTTCTGAGTCATACCCTGTGAACCATATCCACCAGCACCATTACGTGGAAGTTGGTGAACGACCATAATATCCACACTTTCACGGCTTTGATTATCGCCTCGAGTAAAGATTAGCTCTTCATTCTGACTTACTATAATACTGCCATCAAACATTTCACGATATGATTGAAAAGGATCAATATTCTTCCAACCATTTGGCCAAGACTGATCTGAAAATTCATCATCATGTGGCGGAGCAATTGTTGCCGGATATGCTATATCACCAGCATTGCTATTGAAATAAGCCACATGTATGCCATAAATATTCAAATCCATCACATCCTTAGCAGCAGCTGCTGCTTTTGCCCACTTAGACTCGTCGTAGGTTTCGGGAAGCAAACGTTTCCCATCTTTGTTTACCAAGGCTGAAGATACTACTTCTGGAGCTTTCCCATTAAACAATGGACTAGCTGCATACAAAAGGATTTTAGCTCGTAAAGCCAAGGCAGCTCCTCTCGTCGGACGAAGCACCTCCTGTACAGAACGCTGTAATGGCAATTGCCCTGCTGCTTTTAAAAGTTCGCTAGTAATATAGTCTACACATTCGTCATACGAATTTCTCGGGTAAGCTAATTCATCATATTCTTTTGTATAGTCCACTCCCTCGTCCGGTATAATAGGTACCGGTCCGAATGCACGAAGCATTAACCAATAATAGTAGGCCCTCAAAAAATGTGCCTGACCTTTAAAGTCTGTTATTTCTTCTTCTGTAAATTCTTTATTTTTATCTATATTATTCAGAAATATAGCTACTTGACGAATACCCAAATAGGCATTTTTCCAAATACCGCTACTGGAATTATTAACTCCGCTTTCATCATATTGTCCACTCTTCCATTTATCATAACCACCGTCTCCATAATACATGTCATCGGCAAAGTTAAAAGGATAATCTCTCTTACTACAAACATCTTGCAAGTAACCATTACTTAAATAAAAATACCCTCTTGCCAACCACCTATTTGTGTAATCCCGATTGCTGAAAACATCCTCAATACTCATTCTTTCATCAAATAGATAATCTGAATCTAAGTAATCAGAACACCCTACTAAAGAAGTCAACCCCACAGCAAAGGATAAAATTGTTATTATCTTTTTCATATATTTTTTTTTACAAATTAACAGATATACCTAAAGAAAGTGTCTTATTAAGCGGATACGACTTTCCTGTAGAACTTCCCATTTCCGGATCCCAAAGCTTAAATTTAGAAAAGGTAAGTAAATTAGTACCAGTAAAGAAGATGCGTACCGTATTTAAGTGAGCCTTACGAACCAAACTCTTAGGAAGCGTATAACCAACATCCAATGTTTTTAAACGAAGATAAGCTCCATTCTTAAGCCAAAATGTGGAAGCACGATTGTTATTTTCATTCTTCCCATAAGTCAAACGGGGATATTCTGCATTCGGATCTTCATTGACGCCTAAAATCCAACGATTACTTTCCGCCATCTCTTTTAGTACATTTCCCCAACCGTCACCACCGGAAAACATATAAACAGTAGAACCATCTATAAAATAAGTAGATTTACCCACACCTTGGAAATGTACATTTACATCCAAGCCTTTCCACTTAGCAGATACACCGAAACCATACGTAAAGTTAGGTTTTTTTGTTGCACCAATTGCCACCTTGTCATTATCGTTAATTACACCATCTCCATTGATATCTTTATACTTAATATCACCAGGCATAACATCTCCAAATTGTTTCGGCCAGTTACGGATTTCTTCATAATCTTTAAATAAACCTAATGCGACCAATCCCATAGCTTGATTCACCCGATGCCCCTCCTGCATTTTATACCAATACACAGTGTTTTCTTCATCACGTTCTAAAATCTCATTTTTACTATAGGTCATGTTACCACGTATAGTTAAATTAACTTTGTCTATTTTATGGCGAAATGAGAAGTTACCATCAAACCCACGTGCTTCCACAATTCCGACATTGGCATAAGGATGGATATCTTTTTCGTTTACGTTATTATCCTTATACTCTGTCCATGTACCTAATGAAGCAATCCAAGGCAAATATTTACGTTCCATGTAAATCCCTTCTCGTCGTTCATGGAAATAATCAATAGAGCCCGATAATTTATCATCGAAAAAAGAAAAATCTATACCTAAGTCTTGTTTAGTTGCGACCTCCCATGACACATTGGTTGAAGCGACCGAAGTATAGCGCATTCCCCCATAATATCTATCATAACCAAAATCTGCAAACTGATACCCCCCAACAGGTATATTGCCGTTCACTAATTTACCGTCTTCATTTCTCTTCAACAATGTTTCAAGATTATACAAATACGGGAAACGAGTATCTCCTAAATTATCATTACCTGTTTTACCATACGAATAACGTATTTTAAACATGTTAACCCATTTCAGATTATCCTTTATTAAGGCTTCTTCTGCCACATTCCATGCTCCGGAAATAGCAGGAAAGAAACCAAAACGATTATCTTTATGAAAGTTTTCTGACCCAGTATAACCAAAATTAAAATCAATAAAATAACGGTATTTCCAATTATAATTAGCACGTCCAGCTAATCCTTGATTACGCCGAGAGATACCATTTTTAAGATCTGATCCAATCCCTTGAGTTACAACTTTCGCTGATTGTGTATATTTCAACACCGCTCCTACATGATGGTCCTTAAATCCACGGCCATAATGTAATTCCCATTCAAAGAACTCATTTCGTTTTCCGCTTGAACCAGAAGTTTGCGTCATTTTTTTCTCTTCCGAAAGCCGAGTAAAAATCAGATCACCATTTACATCACGGTAAGGTTCCGCTTTATATAGTTCCGGCCACTTTACTCGTTTTATCCAATTGGAGTTTTCTGTATCATATCCGAAACGCCCAATAAATTTAAGCCCTTTCGTAATAAAGTCTAATTTCTGCTCCAATGTTACATTTGTTTGAATATTATTTTTCCAACTCTCATTATATCCAGTCATAGTAGCTTGTACCCATGGGTTGATATTGTCCTCTTTTCCAGTCCAGGATGCTATTTTACCATCCGAATATGTCACTGGCATCATTATAGAATTATAGCCCATTAACGTTGTCCAAATAGCATCAGTTCCTACACCTGGGTCGTTCTGTTTACGCAATGAACCAGAGACACCAACTTTCAGTAAGGTTGATTTAGTTATATCAATGTCCACATTCATGCGATATGTCCATTTTCGGAAATTAGCATTAGTATTATAATTCTTCAGCGACTTGTCCGTTTTATACATACCTTGTTGATCTTGATAACTACCACCGACATAATAACGGGCAGTTTTACCACCACCAGTCATATTCAATGAAGCACGAGTACTCCACGCACCATCCCGCAGCATCAAGTCCATCCAATCTACATCTGGATACAAGTCTGGATCAAGCCCCAAACGAAACAATTCCAATTCTTCAGGTTGATATAAAGGTTCTTGATTACGAGTCGTTTTTGCTTCATTCGCCATAGAAGCATAAGTATATCC
The Bacteroides caecimuris DNA segment above includes these coding regions:
- a CDS encoding RagB/SusD family nutrient uptake outer membrane protein encodes the protein MKKIITILSFAVGLTSLVGCSDYLDSDYLFDERMSIEDVFSNRDYTNRWLARGYFYLSNGYLQDVCSKRDYPFNFADDMYYGDGGYDKWKSGQYDESGVNNSSSGIWKNAYLGIRQVAIFLNNIDKNKEFTEEEITDFKGQAHFLRAYYYWLMLRAFGPVPIIPDEGVDYTKEYDELAYPRNSYDECVDYITSELLKAAGQLPLQRSVQEVLRPTRGAALALRAKILLYAASPLFNGKAPEVVSSALVNKDGKRLLPETYDESKWAKAAAAAKDVMDLNIYGIHVAYFNSNAGDIAYPATIAPPHDDEFSDQSWPNGWKNIDPFQSYREMFDGSIIVSQNEELIFTRGDNQSRESVDIMVVHQLPRNGAGGYGSQGMTQKQCDAYYMNDGTNCPGMNDVYKEFDGYKGRYDSRPRAEGYVKEKELVDYPELGPLGVGVSKQYVRREPRFYASVGYNGSTWHLLNALNDNTHDEQKNIQVFYYRGGSNGYANSSYWLRTGIGIKKYVHPNDISYTQKNSYDVTRIEHKADPAIRYAEILLIYAEALNELTGSYEIPSWDGNKMHSVKRDIAEMKKGIRPVRIRAGLPDYDKVKGHETAYDNPDEFRTMLKRERQIEFFAEGHRYWDLRRWLDAPVEETVPVYGCNMLASKDMADQFHTPVMCTSLPTIFAEKMWLCPIAHTELKHNVNLVQNPGWTNPE
- a CDS encoding DUF4973 domain-containing protein gives rise to the protein MRNIYYLILGIVLTICCTACNKEWEDEQYSYMASFKANVNAQGVTTTYVRFKPGGVVKYDLPVIMSGSTLTGKSHTIHFGLDPDTLERLNIEQYGHREELYFQQLPNKYYSMPESVEMPAGECLTTLPIEFKLDETLDQADKWVLPIQILDDQSYDYQANLRKYYRRAMLRLLPFNDYSGTYDAAQYRIFLKPDVKNPFTISSQRAFVVDDRTIFIYAGTRDIDYLDRKQYKVFIRFPEKGTDSKLLEVWSDNPEIELELDEKKACTFTMNEEMDELKPYLKKIYITLYLYYSFKDYTTVPGTKLEYVVEGSLAMQRNLNTLIPDEDQQIQW